AAACTATACCCTTTCCTTTCACATAAACTAATACTGTTGCTGTACCCAAATCTATTCCTATGTCTGTGCCAAACGCCATAACGCCGATCTATCCTTTCTATTTTTCTTTTTTGTAAATATACCTTTAAATATATTTTAATTTTTAATTTGCATATTTTCAATGAATTTTATATACAATTTTTTTTATAAAACAAATAAGGCTTTTGCCGCACTCACTTTTGAACTGCCGGCAAAAGCCCGGTTAACTTTCTTACTTTCCAGTCTTGAAATACTGAATTGCCCGCTGTAGCTGTTTGTCAACATATTTAGATTTTAAAAAATCTGTAAACTTTTCATTTAGCTTTTTCTGCGTTGTTATATCAAGTATTCCAGAAGGATAAAGCTTATTGTCTTTCTGGAACTTTTGAACAGCAACCACTGTATTATCATCCATCTTTGCTGTCCAGCTACTCAAATACCCAAGGTAAAAAAGCCTTTGCTGAGCTGCCAGAATCTCTAAGTCCATATCACCTTTTTTGAACTTCTTAGTTGCGCTCAGGCTCAAAATCTTATCAGGTCCAAACTGTGAAAGTGAGTCATCCTGAACCTCTATGTTTGGCACAACACCTTTTCCTTCAACATAATAACCAGACGGTGACTTGTACTTTGCAACAGTTACTTTCGCCACATATCCTTTTTTTGTATCCGTATCAGGAAGACCAACTAAAGTCTGTACAGTCCCTTTGCCATATGTCTTTGTACCAATTACAACTCCTACTTTTCTGTCTTTTATAGCCTGGGCAAAAATCTCTGAAGCAGATGCGCTCGATTCGTTTGTCAGAACAGCAAGTCTGTATTTCGGGTTTTTGTTTTTGGATTTATACTCATCTTTAAACGTGTTGTATTCAATTGTAACAATTGGTCCTTCTGGCACAAAATGTTCACATACCTTAACAACCTCATCCAAAAGTCCGCCGGGATTGTTTCGAATATCGAAAATAATGTTCTTTATACCTTTTTTGTCGAACTCATCAAGAGCTTTTTTGATATCATTTGAGCATCCCTGGGTAAACTGTGTGAGTTTAATATAGCCGATGTTGTTGTCAAGCACCTTGTATTCTACAACAGGAATTTTTATCTTTCTTCTAACAATAGAAAATCTGTAAGTCTTGCCATCTCTTAAGATGTCAATCACAACAGTTGTACCTTCCTGACCACGAATGAGTTTAACAGCATCATCTGTTGTCTTTCCAACCAGAGATTTTCCGTCTGCTGCAATAATTTTATCTCCAACCTTTAGCCCCGCTTCCTTTGCGGGTGTTCCATCAAAAACTCCAACAATAACTATATAATCTTCCTGTTTTTCTATCTGGATACCTATCCCCGAAAACTCGCCATTTACACTCTGGGTAAAATCCTGTGCTTGCTGTGGTTTCATATACTCTGAATATTTGTCAAGACTTTTGAAAAGCCCTGTAAACATCATATCAATAAGCTCATCATAACTGTACTTGCCTATGTGATAAACCTTTGCAACCTGTAACACCTTTTTGATATAATCCATCTGCTGGTCTGTTGGAAAATCAGTTGAAATTATGAAAAACTGAGAATACACGGGGACTGCAACAAAGATAGAAAGCACAACTACTACAGCTACAATTTTCATTAAAAGCTTTTTGTTAATTTTCATCTCTCTCATGCCTCCACATCATGATTTTTTGTATGCTCAAAATCTACTACTTTAAACCTTTTCTAATTTAACCGTTAATCCGAGCTAAAGAGGCTCATGTCAAGATATCTTCTTGCGAGTGTGTCTCTTAAAAAGTTTATGAGGTTATAAACAAGGTTTGCAGCAGTGCCTTTTGTAAGCCTTTGCTGCGGCAAAAAATGGTTATCCTCAGTTCCAACCATTATTTTTTCATTTTTTAATACCCAAGCAGCATCCTTTGCCCAAACAGGAATACTTTCGTCGTCAAGGTAATCTGTTTGAGTGATTGGCTGGGTTACCTTTTTATCAAAACCAAGCACCTTTGAGATGACAACAGCAGCTTCCGCTCTGGTTATATAATCCTCTGGCCTAAAATAGTCAGCACTTTTGCCTCTCATTAACCCTGCCTTTGTGACTGCATATATGTAGCCATAATACTTGTGATTGAGCGGCACATCCTTGTATATCGACTTTTTTTGCACTGTCCTTGGATTATAATAGTTAGAATATATGTTGAGCGCATCCATCAAAAGCTTGGCAAACTGAGCACGGGTTATATACTCTGAGGGATTAAAATCAGTGGCACTGTCAAATCCGCCAAAAGCAAAACTTGTGTTCACTGCATCTTCGTACTCATACCCTTTCACCTTTGGAAGAGTAGGCGCAATTGCCATCCTGACAACTGGACTTTTTTCAATGCTTTTTGTCACTCTACCTTTCTGTCTTATTGTCAGAACTTCTCCCGTCTTTGTGAAGGTTGGAAGGTCAAACATAGCAATGAAATTACCTTCAACCTTGGACTTCAGTACATATGTCCCTGGAATACTGGATGGAAGATTATTTTGTTGAAACTCCAAGATAGTTTTTTGCACAAGTGCAATATTGTAATTGATGGTTGCAAACCATGAAGGTGTTTCCACTGTCTGTTTTATGTTCTGAAACTCTCCGCTTCCCCAGTACCCGTCATACCCGTAGTTTTTACCTTCGATAGTAATCTTCAGTCCCTTATCATATGTCTTTTCAAGCGTCCACTGACCCTGAAAAAAGCTCACAGCCGGGTTTGTATCAACCGCTGTCGATTTTGAAAATGAATAGTTTTGAAGATTGTAAGTAGCACCCTCTACAGTCAATGTCTCTTTATAACCGGCAATTGTATACTCCTTTGTTATACTCCCATTTTGAAGCTTTGTCAAGCTGCCTTTTAAACTTACAGTTCTTTTTATAAAAATCTTACCCGTTGAATCTTTTAGGTCATAAGTATAAGAAAGAGTCTCATTATTTGCCGCTCTTTTTATCTTTGCATCAATAGTACCCGAAAGAAGAACTGGTTTTCCTGCAACAAATGTATATTCATAGTATTCAATCTTGGTCTTTTTCGGGTCGGGGTCTTTGTATGCTGAAATTCCACCTTCGTATCCCAAATACCCTTCCTCACAAAAAGCAACCTGCCAGCTAATAATTAAAATGATACTCAGCACAACTGCCGCCATCAAAAATTTTTTAAACAACTTTTAAACATCCCCCTTTTATGATAAAAAACTTTCAGTAGTTTACAAGCACAACAGATGGTACCAACTCTGATTTTGACAGGTCAAAATTGCTCTGAGGAACAAGTAACAAAACCCTGTCGCCAAATTGCGGCATTTGAGCTGTTAAGTTCCCTCCTGCGTCTATCAAAACTGCTTGGGTGGTGTCAAGGGTAAAACTTTTATCAATTCTGTTCCATGTCTGGGTCATCATATCGTTGTACTGGACATTTAGAATCTTCATGTCCTTGCCAACCACGCCTGCAACAATGTATCCACCAAAACTCGTATCAATTATCACATTTGCGTACTTGCCATCGTGGATGATATATACACTCTTCCCTTTAAGATTCAATATCTCCTTAGGACTTTCAAGCCCATATACATCACACAGAACTGTCTGTGTATCGTAAAAAAGAATTAGCTTGCTCGGAACATACTGCCATCCACGTTGACTATCCAAATATACATAATCCTTTACGCTGATATATTCAAGCTCTGAAATCTCTTGTACCTGTCCGCGAACAAATACAGGTTTTGAGATGCCTTGTAGCTTCTTTGCAACAACAAGGCTGTCCTGGCTTGCAACACCAATTATTTCATCCCCAACCTTGAAGTTTGCAGGGGTCAAAAGTCCGTTTACAACGGTGTACGTTTTGCTTCCTATTGAATACCTATTTCCAGATACCACCACCGAATTTGAAGATGTCACGCTCACCTCACCCTGTATCTTTGTAAAAGTCCCTCTTGATATTGCCACAACGGTGTCCAACACTTCCTGTGAAAACCTTTCTTTTGTCACAACTACAACTGGTAAGTTTTTCAGCTTTGAAAGTGGTGCAAGAAAACTTCCATCTAAAATGAATTTCAAATCAGATGGAATCTTAAAAGAAAGCCATGTGTACAGCGGTTCAAATGCATTGTTTCTTAAAATCTGGATGTCAGAAAGATATAAAACATCTCCATTGACCGTTCCTTTTGCGATGTAGATATTTTTTATATATTCATTTCCTGATACCTCTATCTTTCGGATGTATGCTGAGCTTCCATAAAAACTTCCTGTGAGCTTTACATACTGACCTGGTAGAATATCTTTCAAAGCTGCAGGCATACCACTTTTTACAATATCAACGTTGTCATTTATTTCATATGGTCCATATATTCTCCCATCGATATTGACAATTATTTTTTGGGGAAGACCACTTGCAAGATTTCTTATAACATTTTCAATCTTTGCAAACTTCTGCTGTATATTAGAACTTGCTGTGACTGTGCGCACAAAATCACCACTAAAATAGAGGAAAACAACATCGCCTGGCAAAAGGCTGTCTAAAGAAGCATTTTGACCATCCTTTTTAACTTTTAGCCCAAGCTTTTTTGAAAATCTGTAACTCTTCTTCATGCCATCTTGGTTGTAAATCTCTATATAGGCAAGGTTAGAATCTATTTCGTGCAAAATTCCTGAAACTGTATTCTCAGACTTCTCATCAAAAGTAGTGCTCATATACTGAACATATCCACAAGCTGTACCTGCCAAAACTTTCATACCATCATAAAAATCATTTTTTGTAAGAACTCTTGAAAAATCACCCTTGTCAATGTAGACTGTATCCGATGAAAGAAAATATTCTGTTAATACTCCATTTTGATTGAGAACAACCCTGTCACTTGTAATTCTTGCTATAACTCCCTGTACTCTTGTTATTTGAGGACTGTCAAGCGAAACCAATGTAATAGCATCTGCTCTATTTTTTCGGACTTTGACCTGTACAAGATTTCCTGTATCCAGTTCGGAAAAGTTTAAGCTTTTGCCAGAGTTTTCATCATAGATTGTAGCTTTGGGATTTAAAGAAAGATTGTAAACTCTCCCATCCGAAAGTTTTACTGAAAAAGTCATTTTCTTTGTATCAATTTTTGAGATAGCACCTGTTATATTTTCCTCTCCTGGTCGTTGCAAAAGACTTGCAAGTACAACCTCGTTTTTGCCATTTATATAAAAGCTTGCATAGTCCCCTTTTTGAAAATAAGAAGAGCTGAACAAGTTGCTATCTGCTATTACTGCAAAGTCCTGCTTACCCGGAGTAACCACAATGTTTAAGCTGTCTCCTCCCTCATTTTCACATACATAAATGACTTTACTACTGTTGAATTTTTGAATATCCTTTATCTCAAGTTTTACCTCTTTTATCCTGTTTGTGCTCAAGATGTTATATTTTAAATTTCCAAGAACAAATGCCAGCTCTTCATACGTAATATAATCATCTGGATGAAGATAGCCATCAGACCTTCCAACGAGAGCACCATTTTTTAAAAGAGTATTTATTGAACTTAAAAACTTGCTCTCTATTTTATCATAATCAGGATAGGTCTTAGCCAAATTCTCATAAGAAATGGGTATTTTAAATGCTCTTACAACCCAGTAGCAAACTTCCTGACGGGTAGCAGGGGCAGAGCGCACAAAAATCAAATCGTCATATGAATATGGTCTTCCTTCATACACAGCTTTTGCAATGGTATTTTCATTTTTCTTTATAAGCTCCTCTGTCATCTTCTTATGTTCTTTTTCACTTGGCTGCACTTGCGCCATCGCATCCTGATACTCTTTTTTGGACAAAATTTTTAAATCATATGCAAGCTGAATATATCCAAGATAAAGATAATTATATGGCTTTACAAGCTTTTGACCTGATGGTCTTTTAAGTTCCAGCTTTTCAGCTCTAACAAACGCATCCTGCTGTCTGCCTGCGCTATTTAAAATCACAGCCAGTGCCTCTTCCTTTGTTAGAGTATTAGAAGGATTTATCTTTGCTTTTCCAATTGTATTGAAAAATCCAAATGCTAACATAAACAAAAATGTTTCTCTTGAAAAAGCATTTTGAGGCAAATTTATAATTTGGGTATTTTTTACTACATTATTGTAACTGCTGCTTGCTATATACTCCTGACCAGCTTGGATATTTACAGGAATGAGTATACAAAAAAATAAAATTAAAACTGCTATACTTCTTAATCTATATAGGCTAATTATTTTAAGTTTATTTCTTATCATGCTAAAAATCCCCCGCTTTAGCTTATAAATTCTGTCCTATAAGATATTATCGACAAAACTTTCTTTTTTCTCAAGAGAAGATGCAAGCTCTTCAAGAAACTCTAAAAGTTCTGCAGCATTATTCATTCTGTTAATTCTATCTCTTATCTTAGCAGCATTCTCAATTCCTTTTACAAAAAAGCTAAGGTGCTTTCTTGCTTCCAATACCGCCATTTTCTCGCCCTTTTCGCTGCAAAGCTGTCTGAAAAACTCAATCGCAACTCTTATCTTCATATGAGGCAAGACCTTAGTTTCAACATATCCCTTTTCAAAACCCTCTTTTATTTGTAGGAACACCCATGGGTTTCCAAGAGCTGCTCTTCCTATCATGATACTATCCGCACCTGTTACTTCATAAACTCTTTTTGCCGACTCAAAATCAGTTATATCACCATTTGCAACAACCGGAATTTTTACCTTTTCTTTTACCTTTCTTATTATTTCCCAGTCAGCTTTTCCAGAATAAAGCTGTGTCCTTGTTCTTCCATGAACTGTTACAAAAGAGGCTCCGCTTTCTTGCAGGATGTATGCAAATTCAGGAGCATTAATACTTTCTTCATCAAATCCCTTTCGAATTTTGACAGAAACAGGTTTTCTGCTTACCTTTGCAATGCTTTCTACAATTCTTGATGCCAAAGAAGGATTTTTCATCAGAGCACATCCTTCACCACTTTTCACAAGCTTGGGAACAGGACAGCCCATGTTTATATCAATAAAATCATACTCAAACTCATCCTGCAATATCTTGACAGACTGTGCCATAACTTTAGGGTCGCTTCCAAAAATCTGAACACCTCTTATTTTCTCTTCCTGCGAAAATGAAATAAGCTCTTTTGTCTTTGTACTTCCAAGAACTAAAGCTTTGCTTGATACCATCTCTGTCACTGTAACATTTGCACCAAACCTTGAGCAAAGTCTTCTGAAAACCTTGTCTGTAAATCCAGCCATAGGTGCTAAAAAGATTTTTCCTCTGATGTCAAACATCTTTAATTGTCAACTCCTTTTTTGCAGAAAATTCAGCACAGCATCTTTAAATTCTAAAAAATCAGATAAATTTTTTTCAATTATATTTTTGAGAATCTCAAGATTAATAGCTTGATAATCATGCACTACAATATTTCTAAAACCCACCATGGCTTTCAGTCTTTTGGCCAACTCTTTTGACACAATATTTTTTTCCTCTAACAAATCGAAAGCTTCTCTGCTGCTTTGCGGAACTCCAAATTTAAAAACTGCGCACAGGTGTATTGCAATATCTATTGCTGCTTCTATAGCTCTTTGAAGATTTAAAATAATTGAGTCTTGTTTTGTGTAATTGAGAAGATTTTTAGGATTTTGCTCATATTCTTCATCTATTCTCTTTAAACATCTTTCAATGACCTGTATCTTGTTTACAATTATATCATCTATTATCATTTCTTTCACCCTTTGAATATATACTCATCCCAAAAAAGCTTTTTAAAACAACATCTCTCTCCTCGTTTAAAAGTGCATATTCTTTCAAAGCCCTCATAAAAAACAAATTTTTTCTTTTCTCATCCTCGCAATATATTACCTCTCCCGTGCCGACAATCTGGGCTTTTAGCACAGTGGAAGCCTTTTTTAAATCAATCAAATCTATATCTCTGTTTAAAACATCTGCAATTTCTTGAGAAACCCAGAACCTCTCAACGTTTGATATTTCTTTATCAGAAAGATATGCAATGTCAATATCGCTATCTTTTCTAAAATTCCCCTTAACAAGAGAACCAAACAGAATTATAAGCCAGGGTGATATTTCTCTTTTTAAAATATCCACAACTACCTTTTTTATTTCCTGAATGTTAATCTCATACATGATTTTTTACCTTCTTTTTTCAAAAACTTTTTGTAGTAACCGACTTACAACAATATTTTACCACACTTCAACCTTTATAAGCTCACTATTTTATCAAGACTATCATTTTATGAACACCCAAGAAGTTTTCCAACAAAAACTAAAAACAGCATGTGAAGAGGATAGAACCAGTAAAAAAAGTATTTATTGAGTTTAAATTCAAAGTCGACCGGAAGCATTCTCACAAAAAATATCAATACCACACTCAAAATAGAATATACCTGAAGCTGCCAGCCCATAAAGTGTGTGACAATTAATGTAAGAATTGAAAATCCAATAAGCTGCAAAATGGGTTTTTCGTATAAAAAATAAAACAGTAATATTGTTAAGACGCCATAAATTCCATAGTCCATTGAAATAAAGTATGATATAGCAAGTGGAATAATCACCAGTGGATACCACTTTCTTTTGAAAAAATAAAGACAAAGCGCTGCAAAAAAGAAGGTCGCAATAACATTCAGCTCTCCATCACCTGTCATAAGATAAAAAGGATACTGGGATATGATAGCAAATATTAAAAGTCTTTTTAAGTACCTTTTATGGTCAGATGTGTGCCAGAACCCCACTGCAACTTGATAGGCAAAGATGGGAAAAGCAATGCGACCAATTATCCGCAGCAAGGGTTTTTGTGGAAAATATAAAAATCCTGTATGGTCAATAAACATGGTTATACATGCTACGAGTTTTAATAAATTAGACTTTGACTTTGTAAGGTCTTTTGAATATACAGAAAAAAAGGGTATTGATTTAAGTTTCAATACTAACTTTTCCACAGAATATCTTCTCCTTCCATGAAAAATGTGGTGATTGATTTATATATTTCTACCATGAGGGTTTAAAACCCTTTTTATTCTGAAATATTGAAAGCACTATTGCAACAATTTTGGGGCTACCCTCCATTTTCGGATAGCCCCTCGGTAAAACATATTTTTGAAAAATCTCTATGCCAAAATATCCTTATTTTTAAAACTCAACAATGCTGTTGCTATAGGAATAGTAAGATATACGACAATTACCATTATGCTGAACCATGGGTTTATGAAACTAATACTTAATTCAGCTGAAATATCATTAGTAATTATTTTTAAAGGATCAAGATAAGAATAAAGAAGCATCATATTCAAATATTTAAGAACAGGAACTGCTTGGGAGATTGGTGAGATCAAAAAATAAATTCCATAAACCACAATAAAACTTAGAATATTTGCCAATGAATTGCTCTTGCAAAGAGTAGAAATAAATACGCTCAGTGCACAACATGCAGCAATTATTAACGCCTGAAGTAAAAGGGCTAAAATTAAAAATTTCCCCAGTGT
The DNA window shown above is from Caldicellulosiruptor owensensis OL and carries:
- the dusB gene encoding tRNA dihydrouridine synthase DusB, which translates into the protein MFDIRGKIFLAPMAGFTDKVFRRLCSRFGANVTVTEMVSSKALVLGSTKTKELISFSQEEKIRGVQIFGSDPKVMAQSVKILQDEFEYDFIDINMGCPVPKLVKSGEGCALMKNPSLASRIVESIAKVSRKPVSVKIRKGFDEESINAPEFAYILQESGASFVTVHGRTRTQLYSGKADWEIIRKVKEKVKIPVVANGDITDFESAKRVYEVTGADSIMIGRAALGNPWVFLQIKEGFEKGYVETKVLPHMKIRVAIEFFRQLCSEKGEKMAVLEARKHLSFFVKGIENAAKIRDRINRMNNAAELLEFLEELASSLEKKESFVDNIL
- the mntA gene encoding type VII toxin-antitoxin system MntA family adenylyltransferase antitoxin, whose amino-acid sequence is MYEINIQEIKKVVVDILKREISPWLIILFGSLVKGNFRKDSDIDIAYLSDKEISNVERFWVSQEIADVLNRDIDLIDLKKASTVLKAQIVGTGEVIYCEDEKRKNLFFMRALKEYALLNEERDVVLKSFFGMSIYSKGERNDNR
- a CDS encoding S-layer homology domain-containing protein yields the protein MFKKFLMAAVVLSIILIISWQVAFCEEGYLGYEGGISAYKDPDPKKTKIEYYEYTFVAGKPVLLSGTIDAKIKRAANNETLSYTYDLKDSTGKIFIKRTVSLKGSLTKLQNGSITKEYTIAGYKETLTVEGATYNLQNYSFSKSTAVDTNPAVSFFQGQWTLEKTYDKGLKITIEGKNYGYDGYWGSGEFQNIKQTVETPSWFATINYNIALVQKTILEFQQNNLPSSIPGTYVLKSKVEGNFIAMFDLPTFTKTGEVLTIRQKGRVTKSIEKSPVVRMAIAPTLPKVKGYEYEDAVNTSFAFGGFDSATDFNPSEYITRAQFAKLLMDALNIYSNYYNPRTVQKKSIYKDVPLNHKYYGYIYAVTKAGLMRGKSADYFRPEDYITRAEAAVVISKVLGFDKKVTQPITQTDYLDDESIPVWAKDAAWVLKNEKIMVGTEDNHFLPQQRLTKGTAANLVYNLINFLRDTLARRYLDMSLFSSD
- a CDS encoding TraX family protein; protein product: MEKLVLKLKSIPFFSVYSKDLTKSKSNLLKLVACITMFIDHTGFLYFPQKPLLRIIGRIAFPIFAYQVAVGFWHTSDHKRYLKRLLIFAIISQYPFYLMTGDGELNVIATFFFAALCLYFFKRKWYPLVIIPLAISYFISMDYGIYGVLTILLFYFLYEKPILQLIGFSILTLIVTHFMGWQLQVYSILSVVLIFFVRMLPVDFEFKLNKYFFYWFYPLHMLFLVFVGKLLGCS
- a CDS encoding S-layer homology domain-containing protein, coding for MIRNKLKIISLYRLRSIAVLILFFCILIPVNIQAGQEYIASSSYNNVVKNTQIINLPQNAFSRETFLFMLAFGFFNTIGKAKINPSNTLTKEEALAVILNSAGRQQDAFVRAEKLELKRPSGQKLVKPYNYLYLGYIQLAYDLKILSKKEYQDAMAQVQPSEKEHKKMTEELIKKNENTIAKAVYEGRPYSYDDLIFVRSAPATRQEVCYWVVRAFKIPISYENLAKTYPDYDKIESKFLSSINTLLKNGALVGRSDGYLHPDDYITYEELAFVLGNLKYNILSTNRIKEVKLEIKDIQKFNSSKVIYVCENEGGDSLNIVVTPGKQDFAVIADSNLFSSSYFQKGDYASFYINGKNEVVLASLLQRPGEENITGAISKIDTKKMTFSVKLSDGRVYNLSLNPKATIYDENSGKSLNFSELDTGNLVQVKVRKNRADAITLVSLDSPQITRVQGVIARITSDRVVLNQNGVLTEYFLSSDTVYIDKGDFSRVLTKNDFYDGMKVLAGTACGYVQYMSTTFDEKSENTVSGILHEIDSNLAYIEIYNQDGMKKSYRFSKKLGLKVKKDGQNASLDSLLPGDVVFLYFSGDFVRTVTASSNIQQKFAKIENVIRNLASGLPQKIIVNIDGRIYGPYEINDNVDIVKSGMPAALKDILPGQYVKLTGSFYGSSAYIRKIEVSGNEYIKNIYIAKGTVNGDVLYLSDIQILRNNAFEPLYTWLSFKIPSDLKFILDGSFLAPLSKLKNLPVVVVTKERFSQEVLDTVVAISRGTFTKIQGEVSVTSSNSVVVSGNRYSIGSKTYTVVNGLLTPANFKVGDEIIGVASQDSLVVAKKLQGISKPVFVRGQVQEISELEYISVKDYVYLDSQRGWQYVPSKLILFYDTQTVLCDVYGLESPKEILNLKGKSVYIIHDGKYANVIIDTSFGGYIVAGVVGKDMKILNVQYNDMMTQTWNRIDKSFTLDTTQAVLIDAGGNLTAQMPQFGDRVLLLVPQSNFDLSKSELVPSVVLVNY
- the hepT gene encoding type VII toxin-antitoxin system HepT family RNase toxin encodes the protein MIIDDIIVNKIQVIERCLKRIDEEYEQNPKNLLNYTKQDSIILNLQRAIEAAIDIAIHLCAVFKFGVPQSSREAFDLLEEKNIVSKELAKRLKAMVGFRNIVVHDYQAINLEILKNIIEKNLSDFLEFKDAVLNFLQKRS
- a CDS encoding S41 family peptidase, which gives rise to MKINKKLLMKIVAVVVVLSIFVAVPVYSQFFIISTDFPTDQQMDYIKKVLQVAKVYHIGKYSYDELIDMMFTGLFKSLDKYSEYMKPQQAQDFTQSVNGEFSGIGIQIEKQEDYIVIVGVFDGTPAKEAGLKVGDKIIAADGKSLVGKTTDDAVKLIRGQEGTTVVIDILRDGKTYRFSIVRRKIKIPVVEYKVLDNNIGYIKLTQFTQGCSNDIKKALDEFDKKGIKNIIFDIRNNPGGLLDEVVKVCEHFVPEGPIVTIEYNTFKDEYKSKNKNPKYRLAVLTNESSASASEIFAQAIKDRKVGVVIGTKTYGKGTVQTLVGLPDTDTKKGYVAKVTVAKYKSPSGYYVEGKGVVPNIEVQDDSLSQFGPDKILSLSATKKFKKGDMDLEILAAQQRLFYLGYLSSWTAKMDDNTVVAVQKFQKDNKLYPSGILDITTQKKLNEKFTDFLKSKYVDKQLQRAIQYFKTGK